The Gordonibacter urolithinfaciens genome contains a region encoding:
- a CDS encoding aminoglycoside 6-adenylyltransferase, with protein sequence MRSPAEMFALFEEIACADERIRAMTLEGSRANPNATSDAWQDYDVTFLVSDVESFTCSDGWLGRFGDIVLMQKPEAMELFPPDFPAGWFSYLMLFSDGVKIDLTLVPLEDGEAYFAQDPLICVLLDKDGLCPDALRPSDERFWVQRPPSAHVRDCANEFYLSCTYVARGLLRDELLCANWTFEQIVRVELLRMLGYVAGVRNGFPLNAGKHDKLLPRLLEPAERELLLGTYRLDSVDAVWKALRAAMDLFEASMAEACEALSYECPNDRPKIDAYLETLKDLR encoded by the coding sequence ATGAGATCGCCTGCCGAGATGTTCGCGCTGTTCGAGGAAATCGCCTGCGCGGACGAGCGCATCCGCGCCATGACGCTCGAAGGGAGCCGCGCCAACCCGAACGCTACCTCGGACGCTTGGCAGGACTACGATGTGACCTTCCTCGTCTCGGACGTGGAGAGCTTCACGTGCTCCGACGGGTGGCTCGGACGCTTCGGCGACATCGTGCTCATGCAGAAGCCGGAGGCGATGGAGCTGTTCCCGCCCGACTTCCCCGCAGGGTGGTTCTCGTACCTCATGCTGTTCTCGGACGGCGTGAAGATCGACCTCACCTTGGTCCCCCTCGAGGACGGGGAAGCGTACTTCGCGCAGGATCCGCTGATCTGCGTGCTGCTCGACAAGGACGGCCTCTGCCCCGACGCGCTGCGGCCGTCCGACGAGCGGTTCTGGGTGCAGCGGCCCCCGTCGGCGCATGTGAGGGACTGCGCGAACGAATTCTACCTCTCCTGCACGTACGTGGCGCGCGGGCTGCTGCGCGACGAGCTGCTGTGCGCGAACTGGACGTTCGAGCAGATCGTGCGCGTCGAGCTGCTCCGCATGCTCGGCTACGTCGCCGGCGTGCGCAACGGCTTCCCGCTGAACGCGGGCAAGCACGACAAGCTGCTGCCCCGCCTCTTGGAGCCGGCCGAGCGCGAGCTCCTGCTCGGCACGTACCGGCTCGATTCCGTCGACGCGGTGTGGAAGGCTCTGCGCGCCGCGATGGATCTGTTCGAGGCGTCGATGGCGGAGGCGTGCGAAGCTCTCTCGTACGAGTGCCCGAACGACCGCCCGAAGATCGACGCCTACCTGGAAACCCTCAAGGACCTGCGATAG
- a CDS encoding flavodoxin, whose amino-acid sequence MDRRTFVMGSFGFGMAVLGGGMLAGCAAGDESAAPEAPEPVAAPETSEPAAAPEPKAGGGRALVAVFSYSGTTLTVAERIAEATGADLFRIETTDAWPDDYDAMTVQVQREQDEDYLPPLAAAVQDWDAYDTVYLGHPIWWGQLPHVVRSFLAKHDLAGKTAAPFSTSSSSGNAVALDALRELCPAADVRDALHLTRGSLPDALDEVGPWLEGSGLA is encoded by the coding sequence ATGGATCGGCGGACCTTCGTGATGGGGTCGTTCGGCTTCGGCATGGCAGTGCTCGGCGGCGGGATGCTGGCCGGGTGCGCGGCGGGCGACGAGTCCGCGGCACCCGAAGCGCCCGAACCCGTAGCGGCGCCCGAAACGTCCGAGCCTGCGGCGGCCCCCGAGCCGAAAGCCGGCGGCGGACGCGCCCTCGTGGCGGTGTTCTCGTACTCGGGCACCACGCTCACGGTGGCTGAGCGCATCGCCGAGGCGACGGGGGCCGACCTCTTCCGCATCGAGACGACCGACGCGTGGCCCGATGACTACGACGCCATGACGGTGCAGGTGCAGCGCGAGCAGGACGAGGACTATCTGCCACCGCTGGCAGCCGCCGTGCAGGATTGGGATGCCTACGACACCGTGTACCTGGGCCACCCCATCTGGTGGGGGCAGCTGCCGCACGTCGTGCGGTCGTTCCTCGCGAAGCACGACCTGGCGGGCAAGACGGCGGCCCCGTTCTCCACGAGCAGCTCGAGCGGCAACGCCGTCGCCCTCGACGCCCTGCGCGAGCTGTGCCCTGCGGCCGATGTGCGCGACGCCCTGCACCTCACGCGCGGCAGCCTGCCCGACGCGCTCGACGAGGTGGGGCCGTGGCTCGAGGGATCGGGGCTTGCATGA
- a CDS encoding Type 1 glutamine amidotransferase-like domain-containing protein, producing the protein MEKLLLVSLFQNVTGLLRQVEPALKGKSVTYIPTASFAESRGFLARMSRWVLRGMGLRVDTVDVSTEPYETMQRAFERNDLVFVVGGNTFYLLQELRKSGTDELLREAVRAGKLYIGESAGAIVAAPDIAYSRAMDRPDRAPDLHDTAGLGLVDFYPVPHEGNRELGAAAAQIVREHAEALDVRPFNDKQALYVENGVARVLNT; encoded by the coding sequence ATGGAGAAACTGCTTCTCGTTTCCCTGTTTCAGAACGTCACGGGCCTCCTTAGGCAAGTCGAACCCGCCCTCAAAGGTAAATCCGTCACCTACATCCCCACGGCCAGCTTCGCCGAGAGCCGGGGGTTCCTCGCCCGCATGAGCCGATGGGTGCTGCGCGGCATGGGCCTGCGCGTGGACACAGTCGACGTGTCCACCGAGCCCTACGAGACCATGCAGCGCGCGTTCGAACGCAACGACCTCGTCTTCGTCGTGGGCGGCAACACGTTCTACCTGCTGCAGGAGCTGAGGAAATCGGGAACCGACGAGCTGCTGCGCGAAGCGGTGCGCGCAGGAAAGCTCTACATCGGGGAGTCGGCCGGGGCCATCGTCGCGGCGCCCGACATCGCGTACTCGCGCGCCATGGATCGCCCCGATCGCGCTCCCGACCTGCACGACACCGCCGGGCTCGGCCTCGTCGATTTCTACCCGGTGCCTCATGAAGGCAATCGCGAGCTCGGGGCGGCAGCCGCGCAGATCGTCCGCGAGCATGCCGAAGCCCTCGACGTGCGCCCGTTCAATGACAAGCAGGCTCTCTACGTGGAGAACGGCGTGGCGCGGGTACTCAATACGTAA
- a CDS encoding MFS transporter yields MTATLRKPSTIVAVAAFAAFLATFNETFLNVAFAPIMADLGVDVSTVQWLATAYMLGAAVMVPVSAFAYRSVPTRPLFVATVALLVVGSVIGALAPSFPVLLAGRIVQALGTGLLIPIGMNITLEVAPREKLGTYMGIMGAMTTLGPSLSVIVAGVLLAAFDWYLLMAVFAVLTAACLVFGAVMLGDVAKLTHPKLDAPSVALVGIALIGLMYGVSTAFSGSIAVAAAAVVVGAAFLALFVRRQKRLEQPLIDLRPLSVRPFAVGVVANMLSLVTIFAMNIIVPTYLQSVLGMDSLVASLALFPAIMLSCAASPLAGRIYDKHGARVLLPVGFLLIGVFAALVSLFISTGSVLLIALLYIPVICGSALIIGPVQSFALSHLGPELNPHGVTVMSTGFQIAGCIGSSLFTGVYAAVLGGRAAAGASAFDAASTGFLAAGLLVAAFALAGFLLALRVRSYEKAQAASRTAAARTAGAPAAAPLASIMKAGVWALPADATVLDAVRLFSERGISGAPVVDGRGDAVGFVSDGDVMRALADQTPAFKSAYSFVVERGNADFDQTVAAVMGQPVTEIATRHVISVDLHDELGGICKVLADRHLKKAPVLDGGRMVGIVNRSNIARYSMATYLDGLAPEAS; encoded by the coding sequence TTGACTGCAACACTTCGCAAACCCTCGACTATCGTGGCGGTGGCGGCGTTCGCCGCGTTCCTCGCCACGTTCAACGAGACGTTCCTCAACGTGGCGTTCGCGCCTATCATGGCAGACTTGGGCGTGGACGTGTCCACCGTGCAGTGGCTTGCCACGGCCTACATGCTGGGCGCAGCCGTCATGGTGCCGGTGTCGGCGTTCGCCTACCGCAGCGTGCCCACCCGTCCGCTGTTCGTGGCCACCGTGGCGCTGCTGGTGGTCGGCAGCGTCATCGGCGCGCTGGCGCCGAGCTTCCCCGTCCTGCTGGCGGGGCGCATCGTGCAGGCGCTCGGCACGGGGCTGCTCATCCCCATCGGCATGAACATCACGCTCGAGGTGGCCCCGCGCGAGAAGCTGGGCACCTACATGGGCATCATGGGCGCCATGACCACGCTCGGCCCCTCGCTGTCGGTCATCGTGGCCGGCGTGCTTCTGGCCGCGTTCGACTGGTACTTGCTGATGGCGGTGTTCGCGGTGCTCACGGCGGCGTGCCTCGTGTTCGGCGCCGTCATGCTGGGCGACGTCGCGAAGCTCACGCATCCCAAGCTCGACGCCCCCTCGGTGGCGCTCGTGGGCATCGCGCTCATCGGGCTCATGTACGGCGTGTCCACGGCGTTCTCGGGCAGCATCGCCGTGGCCGCAGCGGCGGTCGTCGTCGGCGCTGCGTTCCTCGCGCTGTTCGTGCGGCGCCAGAAGCGCCTCGAGCAGCCGCTCATCGACCTGCGCCCGCTGTCGGTGCGGCCGTTCGCCGTGGGCGTGGTCGCGAACATGCTGTCGCTCGTCACCATCTTCGCCATGAACATCATCGTGCCCACCTACCTGCAGAGCGTGCTGGGGATGGACTCGCTCGTGGCATCGCTCGCGCTGTTCCCGGCCATCATGCTGTCGTGTGCGGCCTCTCCTCTGGCGGGACGCATCTACGACAAGCACGGCGCGCGCGTGCTGCTGCCGGTCGGGTTCTTGCTCATCGGCGTGTTCGCAGCGCTCGTGTCGCTGTTCATCTCCACCGGGTCGGTGCTGCTCATCGCCCTGCTCTACATCCCCGTCATCTGCGGATCGGCGCTCATCATCGGGCCCGTGCAGAGCTTCGCGCTGTCGCACCTGGGCCCCGAGCTGAACCCCCACGGCGTCACCGTCATGAGCACGGGCTTCCAGATCGCGGGCTGCATCGGCTCGTCGCTGTTCACCGGCGTGTACGCGGCGGTGCTGGGCGGCCGGGCCGCAGCGGGGGCGTCGGCGTTCGACGCAGCGAGCACGGGCTTTTTGGCAGCCGGCCTTCTGGTGGCGGCCTTCGCGCTGGCGGGCTTCTTGCTGGCGCTGCGCGTGCGCTCCTACGAGAAGGCGCAGGCCGCAAGCCGCACGGCCGCGGCGCGCACGGCCGGCGCACCTGCGGCCGCGCCGCTCGCCTCCATCATGAAGGCCGGCGTGTGGGCGCTTCCCGCCGACGCCACCGTGCTCGACGCCGTGCGCCTGTTCTCCGAGCGCGGCATCTCGGGCGCGCCCGTGGTGGACGGACGGGGCGACGCGGTGGGCTTCGTGTCCGACGGCGACGTGATGCGCGCGCTGGCCGACCAGACGCCGGCCTTCAAGAGCGCGTACTCGTTCGTGGTCGAGCGGGGCAACGCCGACTTCGACCAGACGGTGGCCGCCGTCATGGGCCAGCCGGTCACCGAGATCGCCACGCGCCACGTGATCAGCGTGGATTTGCACGACGAGCTGGGCGGCATCTGCAAGGTGCTGGCCGACCGGCACCTGAAGAAGGCGCCCGTGCTGGACGGCGGGCGCATGGTGGGCATCGTGAACCGCTCGAACATCGCGCGCTACTCCATGGCCACCTACCTCGACGGCCTCGCGCCGGAGGCGTCGTAG
- a CDS encoding cyclophilin-like fold protein gives MRKSVLDRRTFVMGSAGVGASALVGGMLAGCAPGPDGGARLSAQEPVPRIRLSFDGAAVEAVLDEGEAARAFAALLPLELAMDDLNGNEKFAALDAPLPTSPYAPGRVEAGDLMLYGDDCAVLFYESFDTPYRYTRLGRVEDAAALAALAAAPSVDVTFVTI, from the coding sequence ATGAGGAAGAGCGTTCTCGACCGGCGCACGTTCGTGATGGGGTCGGCCGGCGTCGGCGCGTCCGCGCTCGTGGGCGGCATGCTGGCCGGATGCGCGCCGGGGCCGGACGGCGGCGCGCGGCTATCCGCGCAGGAGCCTGTGCCCCGCATCCGCCTCTCGTTCGACGGTGCCGCGGTCGAGGCGGTGCTCGACGAGGGCGAGGCCGCTCGCGCGTTCGCCGCCCTGCTGCCGCTCGAGCTGGCCATGGACGACCTGAACGGCAACGAGAAGTTCGCTGCCCTGGACGCGCCGCTGCCGACGAGCCCGTACGCTCCCGGCCGCGTCGAGGCGGGCGACCTCATGCTCTACGGCGACGACTGCGCGGTGCTGTTCTACGAGTCGTTCGACACCCCGTACCGATACACGCGCCTGGGGCGCGTCGAGGATGCGGCGGCCCTCGCGGCCCTCGCCGCAGCGCCGAGCGTAGACGTGACGTTTGTAACCATCTGA
- a CDS encoding cyclophilin-like fold protein, with protein sequence MKDERRIRMDDGEGSEADGATAIVLRFGDVEVPARLNGTETARAFAARLPVTVDVSGTGVDFCGRLPFSLPYDEAQVHDGWTNGDLNYNPRGGWLAVLFGGEEGSAAYDDQVTMGAVDGPLSVFKQLEGAFALRIEAVA encoded by the coding sequence ATGAAGGACGAGAGAAGAATTCGCATGGACGATGGGGAAGGGAGCGAGGCGGACGGGGCCACGGCTATCGTGCTGCGCTTCGGCGACGTGGAGGTGCCGGCGCGCCTGAACGGCACGGAAACGGCACGGGCCTTCGCCGCGCGGCTGCCCGTGACCGTCGACGTGAGCGGCACGGGCGTCGACTTCTGCGGCCGCCTACCGTTCTCGCTGCCCTACGACGAGGCGCAGGTGCACGACGGTTGGACGAACGGCGATTTGAACTACAACCCGCGCGGCGGCTGGCTCGCCGTGCTGTTCGGAGGGGAAGAGGGGTCCGCGGCTTACGACGACCAGGTGACGATGGGCGCCGTCGACGGGCCGCTTTCCGTGTTTAAGCAGCTGGAGGGCGCGTTCGCCCTGCGTATCGAGGCGGTCGCGTGA
- a CDS encoding aldo/keto reductase yields the protein MGPFAEGRNGLFANPALAAVGAKHGKTAAQTALRFLIQSGVAVIPKSSRKERMAENFEVFDFELDAEDLDAIRALDQGESLFFSHYDPESVESIADFGHRVL from the coding sequence CTGGGGCCGTTCGCGGAGGGCCGCAACGGCCTCTTCGCGAACCCGGCGCTCGCGGCCGTGGGCGCGAAGCACGGCAAGACGGCCGCCCAGACGGCGCTGCGCTTCCTCATCCAGAGCGGCGTGGCCGTCATTCCCAAATCCTCGCGCAAGGAGCGCATGGCCGAGAACTTCGAGGTGTTCGACTTCGAGTTGGACGCAGAGGACCTGGACGCGATTCGCGCGCTCGACCAGGGAGAAAGCCTTTTCTTCAGCCATTATGACCCGGAATCCGTCGAGTCCATAGCCGATTTCGGCCATCGCGTGCTGTAG
- a CDS encoding LysR substrate-binding domain-containing protein, whose protein sequence is MWRYPVSRAMPVAELERRLLDGTLDFSILPHRPEGEGVRSAAVMREDLCAFLPRTHPLTGRSSLSLAELDGETFFAVRRHRVLARRLQAPHAARPLRHTGRLPGVQPVGAHLSAAELRYGRIGTHARRSRSRVRPPRGRRRACDVLPGHAREAGKPARRADGLAGAPAGAVRAPVRFPVDFESTPRSTIVSEPI, encoded by the coding sequence ATGTGGCGATACCCTGTTTCCAGGGCGATGCCCGTGGCCGAGCTCGAGCGCAGGTTGCTGGACGGCACCCTCGATTTCTCCATCCTGCCGCATCGGCCGGAGGGGGAGGGCGTGCGCAGCGCGGCCGTCATGCGCGAGGACCTGTGCGCGTTTCTCCCGCGTACGCATCCGCTGACGGGCCGTTCCTCCCTCTCGCTCGCGGAGCTGGACGGCGAGACGTTTTTTGCTGTACGCCGGCATCGGGTTCTGGCGCGGCGTCTGCAAGCGCCTCATGCCGCGCGCCCATTGCGTCACACAGGACGACTACCTGGTGTTCAGCCAGTTGGCGCGCACCTCTCCGCTGCCGAGCTTCGTTACGGGCGAATCGGAACTCATGCGCGCCGGTCTCGATCGCGTGTCCGTCCGCCTCGAGGACGACGACGTGCATGTGACGTTCTACCTGGCCATGCGCGAGAGGCCGGGAAGCCCGCTCGGCGAGCTGATGGATTGGCTGGAGCGCCGGCTGGGGCTGTCCGCGCTCCCGTGAGATTTCCTGTTGACTTCGAGTCGACTCCAAGGTCTACGATAGTCTCGGAACCGATTTGA
- a CDS encoding peptide chain release factor family protein — MDSESPTYRDFARWAQMTLDEIARDCDVQVFRASGPGGQCVNTTDSAVRMVHGPSGIAVTSRESRSQFRNRQLCLQKLRRLFEAKARPPKVRRATKPSRRAREARLADKHRRAQVKAQRRPVDGE; from the coding sequence ATGGACTCCGAATCCCCGACATACCGCGATTTCGCCCGCTGGGCGCAGATGACGCTCGATGAGATCGCGCGCGACTGCGACGTGCAGGTGTTCCGCGCGAGCGGGCCGGGCGGGCAGTGCGTGAACACCACCGACTCCGCCGTGCGCATGGTGCATGGGCCGAGCGGCATCGCGGTGACGTCCCGCGAGTCGCGCAGCCAGTTCCGCAACCGGCAGCTGTGCCTGCAGAAGCTGCGCCGGCTGTTCGAGGCCAAGGCGCGCCCGCCGAAGGTTCGCCGCGCCACGAAGCCCTCGCGCCGAGCCAGGGAGGCGCGCCTCGCCGACAAGCATCGCCGCGCGCAGGTGAAGGCGCAGCGGCGCCCCGTGGACGGGGAGTGA
- a CDS encoding flavodoxin family protein, whose protein sequence is MDILVLNGSPRPNGNTAALVCAFAGGAREAGHAVEVIDVAALDIAGLRVLPYEGGRRLRPARRHGAGVRALERGRHAGVGEPCILRLVLGTAALRHPPHLRPRRA, encoded by the coding sequence ATGGATATCCTCGTATTGAACGGAAGCCCACGTCCGAACGGGAACACCGCCGCGCTGGTGTGCGCGTTCGCGGGAGGCGCGCGCGAGGCGGGCCACGCAGTGGAGGTGATCGACGTGGCCGCGCTCGACATCGCCGGGCTGCGAGTTCTGCCATACGAGGGGGGACGGCGCCTGCGTCCAGCGCGACGACATGGAGCAGGTGTACGCGCGCTGGAACGAGGCCGACATGCTGGTGTTGGCGAGCCCTGTATACTACGGCTCGTTCTCGGGACAGCTGCACTGCGCCATCCACCGCACCTACGCCCTCGGCGTGCCTGA
- a CDS encoding HipA domain-containing protein, giving the protein MVEIVDLRDCGKSGLFYGGRAGQKEGILIDGEPWIAKYPRTTRDLEGKHLPPYTLSPVSEYVGARIYASLGIPVHETMLGYRAGKVVCACKDFTYPDKRLFEFREIKNALSDDDAGFNSAPSDGESVYLGDVLATIETSDLLRAVPGVRERFWDMFVVDAFIKNPDRNNGNWGLLMDVGRSYELAPVYDLGSSLFSKRSPSLAEGRLTGDENIEQDAFGTNVSCYRLPSEDGRGRAIHPFDYLASTRNPDLDAALVRFVETVDMETVCALIDSVPAEAFGRVLMTEGVRSSHKLLLRRRLEDGFLPVYRRITG; this is encoded by the coding sequence ATGGTTGAAATCGTCGATCTGCGAGATTGCGGCAAAAGCGGCTTGTTCTACGGCGGGCGCGCCGGGCAGAAGGAGGGCATCCTCATCGACGGAGAGCCTTGGATCGCAAAGTACCCCCGTACCACACGCGATCTGGAAGGGAAACACCTGCCGCCCTACACCTTGAGTCCGGTTTCCGAGTACGTGGGCGCTCGTATCTACGCATCGCTGGGCATCCCTGTGCATGAGACGATGCTGGGTTATCGGGCGGGGAAGGTCGTGTGCGCCTGCAAAGACTTCACTTATCCCGACAAGCGCCTGTTCGAATTCCGGGAGATCAAGAACGCGCTTTCTGACGATGACGCGGGGTTCAACTCTGCGCCGTCCGATGGCGAGAGCGTGTACTTGGGCGATGTTCTTGCTACCATCGAGACGTCTGACCTGCTGCGCGCGGTGCCCGGCGTGCGAGAGCGCTTCTGGGATATGTTCGTGGTCGATGCCTTCATCAAGAATCCTGATCGCAACAACGGCAACTGGGGCTTGCTCATGGACGTCGGCCGCTCCTACGAGCTGGCGCCGGTATATGATCTGGGAAGCTCGTTGTTCAGCAAGAGGAGTCCCTCGCTTGCGGAGGGCCGTCTGACAGGCGATGAAAATATCGAGCAGGACGCCTTCGGCACGAACGTGTCCTGCTATCGGTTGCCGAGCGAGGATGGTCGAGGCAGGGCCATCCATCCGTTCGATTACCTAGCCTCTACGCGCAATCCCGATTTGGACGCGGCGCTCGTTAGGTTCGTTGAGACGGTGGACATGGAGACCGTCTGCGCCCTTATCGACAGCGTTCCGGCAGAGGCTTTCGGTCGGGTGCTTATGACAGAAGGCGTGCGATCCTCGCATAAACTGCTGCTCCGCCGTCGATTGGAGGACGGCTTCCTGCCCGTCTATCGGCGGATTACCGGATAG
- a CDS encoding NAD(P)H-dependent oxidoreductase produces MYARWNEADMLVLASPVYYGSFSGQLHCAIHRTYALGVPERARTSAAPELSMSAILYAASERIYHGFIQGYFGAEDCGVFTAAGAENRSSAKLEELRAFGRSL; encoded by the coding sequence GTGTACGCGCGCTGGAACGAGGCCGACATGCTGGTGTTGGCGAGCCCTGTATACTACGGCTCGTTCTCGGGACAGCTGCACTGCGCCATCCACCGCACCTACGCCCTCGGCGTGCCTGAGCGTGCGCGCACGTCCGCCGCGCCCGAGCTGAGTATGAGCGCCATCTTGTACGCGGCCTCCGAGCGAATCTACCACGGTTTCATCCAGGGCTACTTCGGGGCGGAGGATTGCGGCGTCTTCACCGCCGCGGGCGCGGAGAACCGCTCGAGCGCCAAGCTGGAGGAGCTGCGCGCCTTCGGCCGCTCCCTGTAG
- a CDS encoding AMP-binding protein has product MNHILKKYCPRIEFDSYEDFFENFQINVPEAFNFGFDVVDEWARVEPGKRALVWCDDHDHERTFTFTDLSRLSNQAANAFRKLGIGKGDVVMMILRRRWEYWVCAVALCKLGATIIPASLQLTKKDIAYRANSAQVKMMVCVDDDYVCTQTEEALPDSPSIENRIIVAGERAGWTPFDELIAGESDEFERPMGEAGVTSKDTMLIYFTSGTTGMAKAVCHNFAHPLGHIITAKYWQQVEEDTLHMSVTDSGWAKFGWGKIYGQWIAGATIFAYDMDKFVPTKLLQKIQDYQLTTFCAPPTMYRFMLQEDVASFDLSSVHNFATAGEPLNAEVTIAWKRLTGKNIREGFGQTEGPVLLATFPWIEPRPGSMGKPSPLLNIKLLDEEGIEVPDGEEGAICVTGLKEAYPPGLFTGYYREPERTQEAVGGEYYNLHDMAWRDSDGYCFFVGRNDDVIKCSGYRIGPFEVESALIEHPAVVECAVTAAPDPIRGKVVKATVVLARGYEPSDELVKELQNHVKHTTAPYKYPRIVEFVDELPKTIGGKIKRKLIRNNDGIED; this is encoded by the coding sequence GTGAACCATATCCTGAAAAAGTACTGTCCGCGCATCGAGTTCGACTCCTACGAGGACTTCTTCGAGAACTTCCAGATCAACGTGCCCGAGGCGTTCAACTTCGGCTTCGACGTGGTGGACGAGTGGGCGCGCGTCGAGCCCGGGAAGCGCGCGCTCGTGTGGTGCGACGACCACGACCACGAGCGCACCTTCACGTTCACCGACCTGTCGCGCCTGTCGAACCAGGCGGCCAACGCGTTTCGCAAGCTGGGCATCGGCAAGGGCGACGTGGTCATGATGATCCTGCGCCGCCGCTGGGAGTACTGGGTGTGCGCCGTGGCGCTGTGCAAGCTGGGGGCCACCATCATCCCCGCGTCGCTGCAGCTGACGAAGAAGGACATCGCGTACCGCGCCAACTCCGCGCAGGTGAAGATGATGGTGTGCGTGGACGACGACTACGTGTGCACGCAGACCGAGGAGGCGCTGCCCGATTCGCCGTCCATCGAGAACCGCATCATCGTGGCAGGCGAGCGCGCGGGCTGGACGCCGTTCGACGAGCTGATCGCCGGCGAGTCCGACGAGTTCGAGCGCCCGATGGGCGAGGCCGGCGTCACGAGCAAGGACACCATGCTCATCTACTTCACGTCGGGCACCACCGGCATGGCGAAGGCCGTGTGCCACAACTTCGCTCACCCGCTGGGCCACATCATCACGGCGAAGTACTGGCAGCAGGTGGAGGAGGACACGCTGCACATGAGCGTGACCGATTCCGGCTGGGCGAAGTTCGGCTGGGGCAAGATCTACGGTCAGTGGATCGCCGGCGCCACCATCTTCGCTTACGATATGGACAAGTTCGTGCCCACGAAGCTGCTGCAGAAGATCCAGGACTACCAGCTGACCACGTTCTGCGCGCCGCCGACGATGTACCGCTTCATGCTGCAGGAGGACGTGGCTTCTTTCGACCTGTCGAGCGTGCACAATTTCGCCACGGCGGGCGAGCCGCTCAACGCCGAGGTCACCATCGCGTGGAAGCGCTTGACCGGCAAGAACATCCGCGAGGGCTTCGGCCAGACCGAGGGCCCGGTGCTCCTGGCCACGTTCCCGTGGATCGAGCCGCGACCGGGATCGATGGGCAAGCCGTCGCCGCTGCTGAACATCAAGCTGCTCGACGAAGAGGGCATCGAGGTGCCCGACGGCGAGGAGGGCGCCATCTGCGTCACGGGCCTCAAGGAGGCGTACCCGCCGGGGCTGTTCACGGGCTACTACCGCGAGCCGGAGCGCACGCAGGAGGCCGTGGGCGGGGAGTACTACAACCTGCACGACATGGCGTGGCGCGACTCGGACGGCTACTGCTTCTTCGTGGGCCGCAACGACGACGTGATCAAGTGCTCGGGCTACCGCATCGGCCCCTTCGAGGTGGAGAGCGCGCTCATCGAGCACCCCGCCGTGGTGGAGTGCGCCGTCACGGCCGCGCCCGACCCCATCCGCGGCAAGGTGGTGAAGGCCACCGTCGTGCTGGCGCGCGGCTACGAGCCCTCCGACGAGCTGGTCAAGGAGCTGCAGAACCACGTGAAGCACACGACCGCGCCGTACAAGTACCCGCGCATCGTGGAGTTCGTGGACGAGCTGCCGAAGACCATCGGCGGCAAGATCAAGCGCAAGCTCATCCGCAACAACGACGGCATCGAGGACTAG
- a CDS encoding flavodoxin has protein sequence MTNDKKILVAYFSASGETERLARTIAQATGGDLHEIEPAVPYTAADLDWNDKRSRSSIEMNDPSSRPAVAGRVGDMDAYDIVFVGFPIWWYVAPTIVSTFLEAYDFSGKTVVPFATSGGSGLGGTESILHERCSPETTWKPGKRLSSRASEAEVARWVESLGL, from the coding sequence ATGACGAACGACAAGAAGATTCTCGTGGCGTACTTTTCCGCAAGCGGCGAGACGGAGCGGCTTGCGCGGACGATCGCGCAGGCGACGGGCGGCGACCTGCACGAGATCGAGCCCGCCGTGCCCTACACGGCGGCCGACCTCGATTGGAACGACAAGCGCAGCCGCAGCAGCATCGAGATGAACGACCCCTCCTCGCGCCCGGCCGTCGCGGGCCGCGTAGGCGACATGGACGCCTACGACATCGTGTTCGTCGGCTTCCCCATCTGGTGGTACGTGGCGCCGACGATCGTCAGCACGTTTCTGGAAGCCTACGACTTCTCGGGCAAGACGGTCGTGCCCTTCGCCACGTCGGGCGGCAGCGGCCTGGGCGGCACCGAGTCCATCCTGCACGAGCGCTGCTCGCCGGAGACGACGTGGAAGCCCGGCAAGCGCCTCTCGAGCCGTGCGAGCGAAGCCGAGGTGGCCCGCTGGGTGGAGAGCCTCGGGCTGTAA